The genomic window CAGAAGTCCACGGCGACTGCCCGAATGCCCGATTTTTGCTCATCGGTGAGACTGTCAAAGAGTTTGTCACAAGATGCCTCGCTGCGGTCTTTGACGACTTCCAGCACTCGCGATCCTTCCAGGTCAACCATCAGCGACACGTAGTCCTGGCCTTTGCCAAAGCTCTTTTCATCAATGCCCAGGGTTTCAATCGGATCGGTATCACGACGCTGTAGTCCTCGCTCAACCCCGCGTTGCATGAGCTCGTGAGCGGTCTTCCAAGAGACCTTCAGTAACTTGGTCGCCGCCGAAACGCTGCTAGCCGCCTGAAGGACTTTGATCGCAAAAGCTTCAAACATCAGCGTGAATCGAGAGTGCTTCCCTGCCCAGGGTACGGCAATCGTTTTCACACCGCACCGATCGCATTTTGAACGAGGAATTGCCGCTTCGATAATGGTCTCGAACTGCATCGTGTCCAAGTGCCTCCACTGACGCGTTGGCGCGGTATCCGCACGAGAGCATTCGTCCTGGCACTCGGGGCAGCAGAGCTTGCCGCCAGAGTGACGTAATTGGATGACGACACTATTGGCTTCCATCTGAAGGTCAACGTTCTGGACCTGCCACTGGTCATCAAGTCCCAGCAGCAAACGATAGTGGGCATGTAGTTCATTCATGCTGCCATGATAGAAAATCCAAGACAGCTGGGACATTAGCCACTAAATTTGACGAAGAGCCCAAAACGTTGGACCCAAACCAATACGTGAGGCAGGCTCCGCAGGCGCAGGCGTGGTCCGCCGGGGGATGCAAGCGAAGCGGACAGGTTGTGGACGACAAGTGTCATGGCAAACACCCGCGGCTGCCCGCGCCGGCGCCTTCGGCTACGGGTTAAACGAGATTGCCGCAGGAGCCTCAAAACGTTGGCCCCAGACCAACACGTGCGACAGGCTCCGTAGGCGCAGGCGTGGCCCGCCGGGGGATGCAATCGAAGTGGAGAGGTCGTGTACATCAAGTGTCATGGCAAACATCCGCGGCTGCCGGCGCCGGCGCCTGCGGCTA from Roseimaritima ulvae includes these protein-coding regions:
- a CDS encoding ISL3 family transposase; protein product: MSQLSWIFYHGSMNELHAHYRLLLGLDDQWQVQNVDLQMEANSVVIQLRHSGGKLCCPECQDECSRADTAPTRQWRHLDTMQFETIIEAAIPRSKCDRCGVKTIAVPWAGKHSRFTLMFEAFAIKVLQAASSVSAATKLLKVSWKTAHELMQRGVERGLQRRDTDPIETLGIDEKSFGKGQDYVSLMVDLEGSRVLEVVKDRSEASCDKLFDSLTDEQKSGIRAVAVDFWQAFRNSIVKQVPQAKIVHDHFHISQYLGEAVDLVRRRENKLLRSEGINDLTGTRQLWLYNEETLDDATQKQIEDIRQVAIKTARAWGIKEMFRDFWTYRSGAWAKKFFDRWYAWAIRSKLDPIKKVARMLKKHLAGLLAYFEYSITNAKSEAFNGRVQAIKSAARGFRNFENYRTRILFYCGALKMEPDFSH